In Sulfitobacter sp. LCG007, the sequence AAGGGCGAACACCGCCATCAGAAGGCCTACCGTCGCCAGCGCCGCGGGATAGCGGCCGAGCTGCGAAAGCACCGCCAGGTCGGTAGCGCCCGTGGTTCCGCCGCGCGCCAGCAGCAGGGCCGACGCGATCGAGATGATGACGGACGGAATCTGCGAGACCAGTCCGTCGCCCACGGTCAGGATCGCGTAGGTCTCGAAGGCCTGGCTGGCGGGCATGCCATGCACGACGATGCCCATGGCGAGGCCGGCGACGATGTTCATCAGCGTGATCAGCAGACCGGCGATCGCGTCGCCCTTCACGAATTTCGATGCGCCGTCGAGCGAGCCGAAGAAGGTGGTTTCCTGCTGCTCGCGCTCGCGGCGCTCCTTGGCTTCCTGATGGGTGATCGCGCCGGCGGACATGTCGCTGTCGATGGCCAGCTGCTTGCCCGGCATCCCGTCGAGCGCGAAGCGCGCGCTTACCTCGGCCATGCGGGCCGCGCCCTTGGTGATGACCATGAAGTTCACGATCAGCAGCACGCAAAAGACCACGAGACCCAGAAAGATGCTTCCGCCCATCACGAAATTGGCGAAGCCCTCGATGACTCCCCCTGCCGCGGCCGTCCCCGTGTGCCCCTGTCCGATGATCAGCTTGGTCGAGGAGACGTTGAGCGACAGGCGCAGCATGAGCGATGCCAGAAGGATCGTCGGGAAGGCCGAGAAATCCAGCGGGCGCTCGATGAACAAGGTGACCGTGAAGATCAGGATGGCGAGCCCGAAGGAGGCGGCGAGACCGATGTCGAGCACCCAGGCCGGCATCGGCAAAATCATCATCACGATGACTGCCATAAGTGCAAGCGCCAGCAGGATGGTCGGGTTGAAAAGCGCCTTCATGGTCAGATTCTGCATGCTCAGCTCCCCTCCGGCGCGCGCGCGAAAAGGCTGCCGCGGCCCGAGCCGAGCGGCACGAGCGAACCCAGCCGCGGGGCGCCGCCGCCCGTCTGGAGCAACGGAAAATTGTTCTCGCGCACGATTGGCTTCGCTTCGACACCCAGGGAGGCGAACTGCTGCGCCGGTTGTTGCCCGGACAGGTCGGCGACGATCCGGTCGAAGCGTCTGATGTAGCGGTTGGCGAACTCGGGCGTGCGCGAATGGTAGGTACCGGCGGCCTTGGACCAGTCGCCTGACTCGCGGTAGAGTTCCGCCAGGAAACGGGCGGCGTATCGGGCGTTCTGTACAGGGTCGAACATGTCGTCGATCGAGGCGAAGGCATGCCCGTGCCACTTGTAGTTCAACTGGAAGCAGCCGACATCGAAACTGCGTGCACCGCGGCGCAGATGCTGTGCCACATAGTCCTTCGCGGCCTGCTCGCTGTCGAACCAGACACCGGTGCCTTCCATGTTGACGGTCCAGGACCACGGCTCGAGACGGCCGTCACGCGCGCGCCCGGTCTCGGTCCTGGTGATCGCCCGGAGGACCGACACGGGCACGCCGGCGGCGCGCCCAGCCGATATGGCGGCCTGGTCGCAGACATCCGCGGCGTAGGGGGCGGCGGCGACCGGTAGAGTGCCGGCGATCACCATACCAGACAGGGCGAGTGCGGCGTAAAATGCGGAAAGAAGACGATATCCGGCGGCGGAAGCCATCACGATCCCCGGTTGAGACCGCTTTCTGCGGCCGACTTTCTAGGTAACGGTGCGAAGTTTATTTTTCGTGTCTGCGAAGGCGTTTGGCCGATCGGACGGGTCAGTTGTCGAAAGCGTCGGATCCCGGCACGGAGGCGAGGAATTCCGCCAGCGTCGCACGGGCGCGAGCACTTTCCTCTATCGCATCGGCCGACCGCGCAAGCATCTCGTCCCCGCCATCGACGGGCGCGACGGGGCGAGCCGCGATCGAACGGATCGCGGCATAGTCCGGGCTGTCCTCGGTTACCAGATCGACCCATTGCTGAGACATCCAGGCAGCGGAGTCGGCCGCCTCGGGCATATCGAGGCTGTCGTAGATGTCACGGGCTGCGGTGCCGTCGCCCTCCATGACAAAGGCTTGGGCTCTCAGTGCTTCGGCTTCGGGCGATTCCAAACCGATAAGCGCCGCGCGGGCGCGCAGGGCAGAGCCTTCTTCGATCGCAATGCGCGCGGCCAGGATTTGCCGGGCATCATCGCGTGGCATCTGCGGCACGAACGACAGAAGGTCACGCGCCTGAAGGACGAAACCCAGATCGAAGAGCCGCTCGGCCGTGGCAAGCAGAACCTGCGGCGCGACCGGCGCGTTGTCGGGATCAAGCTGCTCGAGCGCGATGTCCAGAAAGGTTATGTCGTCCGAGGCACGCACCAGTTCGGACAGCAATGTCGTACGAAGCGCATCCACCCCGGTCGCAGCTTCAGTGGACGCATATTCCTCAAACGCTTGATAGGCCTTGGGAAACTGCCCCGAACGCGCCGAGGCCAGGGCATGCGCGCGCAGCATCTCCGGAAACATTTCCTGATCCTGCAACTCGTGCACATAGGCTTCGATGAGCATTGCCGTCTCGGTGGAAATCCCGCGTCCTGCGTCGAATCGCGAGTCTACGTAGCGGATCAGTGCTTCGGGCGATTCCGCGGTGTTGGTTTGCACCACGTCCTGCAAGAGTTCTTCGGCTTCGGATCCATTGCCCCTGTTCAGTTCAAGATCGGCGTCGGCCAGGGTTGCGATCGGCAACGGCTGCTCGGGCAGCCGGCGCGCATTGCGCAGTGCAAGCTCGGCGTTTTCCGTGTCTCCATACTGCAGAAGACGGCTGCCCAGTGCCGGCGCGAGAAACATGCGCAGGTGCGGCGGGAGTTTCAGCAAGGCGCGCAGGGCTGCATCGGCATCGATCGGGCGATCTCGCGGCAATTCCTTCGCGGCTAAGATGCCCCACAGAGCCAGATCGCTGTCGCAATCGGCGAACCTGTGCAGCATGCGCGGGTTGGGAGTGTGGCCGTGATCCATGATGCTGGCCATGTCGACAAGTTCGGGATGCGCAGCCTGCGCGCCGGGAACAAGACCGAGAACCTGCAACGCTTCCGCGCCGAACCCGAAGTGCAGGTAAAGCCTGGCCAGATCGAGAGCTGGATCCATGTTTATACGGTCGCGCGCGTCCACGAGGGCGGCGCGCGCCGGTCCGATCTGGAGATTGAAAGGATCTGTCGTGGCCCAGGTGTCGATGGCGACCTTTTCGGGGTCGGGGCACACAGTTCCCGAGGTGGTGTATTCGTCGCCTTCGTCACCGGTGGCATCTTCCTGACTGTTGCTGATCCTGATGTGATCGTTCGCAGCGGGCGGCTCCGCACCGGGGACGCTGTGCTGGGATGCCGCCGGCGCGGCGGGGCTTTTTGATTCTTCCTTTTGCGGGGCGGCAGGCGTCACCGCAGTCAGAAGTCCCCTCGATGCGGCATCTGCAAGCCCCACCAGCATCTGGTCGCGCATCGCGTCCAGATGCGCGCGCTCTGCCGCCCGCTGCGCTGGGTCCCCGGCAACCTCTGACTCTTCGATCCTTTCGCGTGCCGGCGCCAGCGTTCCGAGGCGTTCGGCCCAAAGCAGTTCGCCGACTTCGAAACCTCCGGTCGCCGGCGTAGCTTCGCGCGCATCCTGCACCGTCAGGGTATCCGGTTCATCAGCCAGGGGCGGACCGTCTGCAATATCGATCACCAGATAGCGCCCGTCCTCGACGAATGTGCTTACCGGACAGTCGCAGCCGAGTTGCATGGCGAGCTCTTGGCCGTCCGACCGGATATCAAGGAGACGCGTCCGCGGAACGCGCTGGAAGATGCGCCTGGTGTCGTAGCCGTCTTCCTGCCCGGCAATCCTCAGAAGCGGACGTCCCGGCTCTCCCGACATCTCCCACGAGGACCCCTGTGGCAAGCGCAGCACGAGGCGCGTGAAAGTTGCGTGCTCTCCCGATCGCACCGAGATCGGTTCGGAACGGGCGGCGCCCGGCAGGAAGAACTGCAGGACCAAAAGGATTGCCGCGACCCGTATCATGCCGCCGCCTGTTTTACCGCCTTCAGCGCTTCTTCCAGTTCGGAGAACGATGGCCTGTAATGCGAGGGAGTGTTCTGGCGGCCCACCTCGATGCAGATGTTGGTGGCGTGATTGTGCAGGTTGGCGACCAGGACCTCGCGTATGAGCTGGTAGAAATGCCCGTCCTCCTCGACCACCGCCTTGACCTTGGAGGCAAAGGGACCGACCAGCCCGTAGGCAAGAAAAACGCCGAGAAACGTTCCTACCAGTGCGCCCCCGATGAGCTTTCCCAGAACTTCCGGCGGCTGGTCGATACTGGCCATCGTCTTGATGACCCCGAGCACGGCAGCGACGATGCCGAGAGCGGGCAGCCCGTCCGCAAGCGACTGCAGGGCGTGGCTTGAATGCAGCGCGTGATGCATGTTCGCATCCATCCGCTTTTCGAGCACCTCCTCGACCTGGTGAGGATCGTCGTAGTTCATTGATGCCGAGCGCATCGTGTCGCAGATCAGCGCCACCGCTTCCTCGTCGGCGATGATCTTGGTATATTTGCTGAAGATCGTGGACTCTGCCGGGTTCTCGATATGCTCTTCGATAGCGACGGGATTCTGGCGCGCCAGCCGGATAAGCTCGAACAGCAGGCAGAGCAGGTCGCGATAGTCCTCGGGCTTCCATTTCGGCCCTTTGAAGACCTTGCTGATGTCCTTCATCGTATGCTTGGCGGAGGCCCCGTCGTTGCTGATGAGAAAGGCACCGAGGGCGGCGCCGCCGATCATCATCATCTCGAACGGGAGCGATCCGAGGATGATTGCCATCTTGCCTCCGGCAGCGAGATAACCGCCGAAAACCATTATGAAAATCGTTGCGATGCCGATTATGCCGATCATGCCGTGCCCCGGTGTCGATTCCTCGCTCGGAACATGGCAGATGGAGGTTAAGAAAGCCTCTGCCGACGTCAGTTCTTCGGCGCGTTCGCGTTTCTGCCGGCAAGGATCGCACTGATCGAATAGGCGGCTTGCGGGGAAAGTCCGGTCATGATGCCGGCCGCAGCCTCAGGCTTCATGCGCCCGAGAAAGCCGGCGGCAAAGACGGGGTCCATCGCCTCGAAGAGCGCTGCGGCATCCTTGGGTTTCATGGCCTCATAGACAGATGTGAGTCGGCCCAGGTCGTCCTCGGCAGCCGTGTTGGCGATGGCGATGGTCTGGCGCAGCGCTTCTTCGGTCTGCCTCAGAGTCTCGAGACGCCGCTCGATCTCGTCGTCCGCGACGGAGAGCGCCTTCTGACGCATCTCGATCTGCTTCTCCTGCTCGCGAATGCGGGCCTCACGCTCCATGAAAGCCTCGAGCAGCGGAGAGAGTGCCTCCCTGTCGGCCGGTATGGCACCCGCCACCCCCGCCACGACCTCTTCCGGCTCGGCGGTATCAGCCGCCGCATGTTCGGTCGCGAATGCCTCGCCCACGCCATTGGCCGTCCGGAGCAGGGCCGAGGCGACAAGGATCCCGGAGATCACCAGGATGGATCCTTTGCCCTGGCGCCGCTTTCTGCGCCTCTGATTTGACTGCGCCATCGCTATCCTGCCTTCCTGTGTCGCATGAACATCGGCTCTGCGGCGCTGTTCGGCGGCTTGGTTTCATCCGCAACCGGCGTTTCGTCCGGGGGCGGAGGCGGGGGCGCCGGAGCGGGCTCCGGCGGTCGCACTTCTTCTTGCGCTGGAGGTTCCGGGATGTCGTGCAGGGACGCCATCTGCAACTCGAGCTTGCGCGAGATCGCCTCCGCGCGCGCGGCGAGACCGGTCAGCGTCTCGGCGGATGCAGCCGCGGTGGACTGCGCTGCCGTCAGCGTCTTGCGAAGATCATCGACCTGAGCCGAAAGCACCGCAACGGCGCCGCCAACACCCTTCTCGAGATCGTTGAAGCGTTTCAGGCGCCGGCCAAGCACAAAACAATAGATTGCGGCGCCCAAAGCACCCGCGACCAGGAGTATGTCGGCGATCAGTTGCATGCGTACCTCAATTCAAGACGAATTCCATGACCAGCAGGTCATTGACCATACCCGGCCCGGTGACGGTCTGGACACGGCGCAGCATCTGCGAGCGCAGCCGGGCGAGACTGGCCGGATCCTCGATGTCACCGACGTCGAGCGCGCGCAGGTAGCTGTTCAGCACATCGACCGCGCGCGGCAGCAGCAATTCGACGTCGGCCTCGCGCCCCACCGGCACTTCGAGATCGGCTCGGAATTTCAACAACCTGCTCGACGACCTTTCAGGAAGAGAGATCACCAGCGGCTCCATGGACACAAAGGCAACGGCCGGCGTGGCTGCGACAGGTTCGCTATCTGCGGCGGTTTCCGGTTCCGACGGCCCCAGAATCATCCCCGACCAGACCGCGAAGAATCCGCCCCCACCGCCCGCGAGGGCCAGCACGATTCCGATGATCAGCGGCAGCTTAGAAGGTTTCTTCGGTTCCTCCGTTTCTTCCTGCGGGGCATCAGACATCGCTTTCCCATCTCCGTTGACGAAACCGCTTATATACTTGGTTGCACTAACCGATTGTTAAGCGGGATGGGGCATTTCTGAGCCCAGCGCCGGGCAGAAAGTCCGGAGCGCCGGAGGTCGTGGTGCAACAAGTATTGAATGCCTGGACGGGACTGGATCTGCGGCGGCAAATTGTCGTCATCGGCGCCGCCGTCGCAATGTTCTTCGCAGTCCTCGCGATGGCCCGGATGGCCGCTGCGCCATCGATGACGCTGCTGTATTCCGGCCTCGAATCGGGCGCGGCGGGAGAAGTCGTTCGCGCGCTGGAACAGCGTGGCGCCGTCTACGAAGTTCGCGGCAGCGCTATTTTCGTCGATTCGCGTGACCGTGACACCCTTCGGATGACGCTGGCGAGCGAAGGACTGCCGGCGAATTCCACGCAAGGCTACGAGCTGCTCGATTCGCTTTCCGGTTTCGGCACGACCTCACAGATGTTCGATGCGGCATACTGGCGCGCCAAGGAGGGTGAGCTTGCCCGGACCATCGTCTCCAGCGCCAATGTCGCCATGGCGAGGGTTCACATCGCGAATGGCGGATCGAACCCGTTCCAGCGTGGCGTTACGCCCAAGGCCTCGGTATTTCTTACCCCCAAAGGTGGCGGCGTCAGCGCCCAGCAGGCGAAGGCGGTACGCTATCTGGTGGCTTCCGCGATCGCCGGGCTTGAACCCGACGACGTTGCCGTGATCGATGCCAACGGCCAGCTGATCGGCGGCGCGGACGACGTCCCCGCACTCGCCGGGGCGGACCGCGCGGCGGCGCTGCGCGAAAAGGTCGAGCGTCTGCTCGAGGCGCGGGTCGGCATGGGCAACGCGATCGTCGAGGTGGCCGTCGATACCGTGACCGAAACCGAATCGATCCGGGAAAAGCGGTTCGACCCGCAGAACCGCGTGGCGATCAGCACGGACACCGAAGAGCGGAGCAACACCTCCAGCGAAGGTGGCGGGGGCGACGTCACGGTTGCCTCGAACCTGCCGGATGAACAGGGCGCAGGCGGCGACAATTCATCGTCGCAAAACAGCGAGACCCGCGAGCGCGTCAATTATGAAGTTTCTGAAACCGAGCGCGAAGTGGTTCGCGCGCCCGGATCGATCAAGCGTCTGACCGTCGCAGTCCTGGTCAATGAGGTAGCGTCCACTGATGCCTCCGGTGCGACCAGCTTTGCGCCGCGACCTGACGTCGAACTCGAGGCGCTGCGCGAACTCGTCTCTTCGGCGGTCGGCTTCGACGAGGCTCGGGGCGACATCATAACGATCAAGTCGATGGGTCTGCAGAGTCTCGAACCGGTTGGTACGGCGGTCGGGAATTCACTCGCGCAGGGACTGAACTTCGATCTGGTATCGATGATCCAGATGGCAGTTCTTGCCGTTGTAACTCTGATGCTGGGCCTTTTCGTCGTAAAGCCGCTGCTGTCCAGGCCAACCCCGCCAGAAAACGCCGGTTCTCCGGCAATGCTGCCCGGCGCGTCGGCCGAAAGCGACGGCTTCGAGCTTGGCGAACCCGGGAGCCTGGCGGGTGACCTCCCGGATCTTCCGGATCTTCCCATGCTTTCGAACTTCGGCGACGGCGGTTCGAACTTTCCCGATCTGCCCATGATGGGTGGTGCATCGTCGGATCCCGTCGACCGGCTTCGGGAGATGATCGGCGAACGCCAGGAAGAGACGGTCGAAATCCTGCGAAGCTGGCTTGAGGACAAGGAGGAGAATGCCTGATGTCCGTGTCGCATCTCTATCAGCAGTTCGACGAGTTCGACGCCACTGCCCGCGACGCTTCGGTCATGCACGCCGATGCGATCGAGGACGAGAAACTCGCGTCGTTCGAGGCCGGCTATCAGGCTGGCTGGGATGACGCGATCAAGGCGCAGACCGATGAAAGGGCCAGGATGAGCTCCGACTTCGCTCAGAACCTGCAGGAAATGTCGTTCAGCTATCACGAGGCGATCACAAAGCTGTCGGCGACGATGCAGCCGCTCTTGCAGGAAATCGTGGAGAAGCTTCTGCCGACACTCGCCCGCGCGACGCTCGGCGCACATGTTCTCGAGCAGCTCAACGAAATGCTCGGCCGTCACGCCGAGGGACCGATCGAAATTGTCGTTGCGCAAAGCAACATCGAGGCGGTTCGCGGCATCGTCGATGGCGAATTCCCGGAGCCGTTCGAGTTGTCATGCGAACCCGGGCTCGGTGAGAGTCAGGCCTTCGTACGCATCGGAGCCACGGAACGTCAGGTCGATCTCGACGCTGTCATCGCAGGAATATCACAGGCGATGCAGGCCGTCTTCGACGCGCAGGGCAGGGGGACTGAAACATGAATACCCGCAGTGAAGGCCGCTCGCCCGGCGCCGACAGTTCCAACCCGTTCACGTCGGTCCCGATCGAGGTTGTGGTCTGCGTTGGCAAGGCCCGGCCGCTGATCCGGGACCTCGTTACTCTCGGCGAGAACGCCGTGCTTGCCATCGACAAGTCGGTCGAAGATCCGGTGGATCTCTACGTGGGCGACCGGCTGATCGCGCGAGGCATGCTCGAAGAGCAGGAGGACACCGGCCAGCTTGTCGTGCGTCTGACGGAGGTCGTAGATCTTCAGGGCGGTCTTTGACCGTCTTCATGCCGATCGGGCGCATCCTGTTCCTTCTCGCCCTGCTGGCACTCCTGCCGCAGGCGTCCTGGGCGCAGGATCTCAGCATCTCGCTTGGCGACGGCGGCTCGATCACCGCGCGGACCATCCAGCTTTTTGCGCTTATCACGGTCCTGAGCCTTGCGCCGGGGCTGGCGATCATGGTCACCTGCTTTCCCTTTGTGATCACGGTCCTTTCGATCCTGCGACAGGCCATCGGCCTGCAGCAGTCGCCGCCGAACATGCTGATGGTGAGCCTCGCGCTGTTCCTGACATATTTCGTGATGGAGCCCGTGTTCACCGAAGCCTGGGAAAACGGGATTGCGCCCCTGACCCGCGAAGAGATCGATGTCGAGACAGCCTTTACGCAGACCATGGAACCGTTTCGGCAATTCATGGCCGCCCGGCTTGATGCCGAGACCTTCCGCTCGATCGCGGATCTTCGCCCGGATACGGCCGGGGCCGTCCTCGAACCAGCTGCCCCGCTTTCCGTTCTGGTCCCGAGCTTTATGCTTTCCGAAATCTCGCGCGCGTTTCAGGTGGGCTTCCTGATCTTCCTGCCATTCCTCATCATCGACCTCGTAGTTGCGGCGGTGCTCATGTCCATGGGGATGATGATGGTGCCACCGGCGGTGGTGGCGCTTCCTTTCAAGCTTGCGTTCTTCGTCGTTGCAGACGGCTGGAGCCTGATCGCCGGCAGCCTCGTCCGGAGCTATTATTGATGGGCAAACATGGCGCGCCTGCCGGCCATGATACCGGGGTGCCTTGCCATGATGGCGGGGCAATCTGATTGAGAGGCCCGCACCGGGATTGGCCGGAAGAACGGCCCGAAAGCGTTCCGAATTCGACGATCCCGGATTGGGTAGTCGGAGGCACGATGTTGTGGCTGATGATCTTGTCGCTGCTCTCAATCCTTGCCGCCGGCCTGCAGCCGAAAGGAAGCGGCCTGTTCCTGGCCAGTCTCTGCGGCGCGGAGCTCTTTGCCTGGGCGACGACCGCAGCAACCGGGCCTAACTGGATGCGCAGGACGTCCCGGCGCTTTCGCAGGTCCGGCGGGCCGGGTCCATCGGTTCTGTCCGTCTGGGTGCGTCCGATCCTGGCGCTGGTCGTAGTGAGCGGCGCGCTGATAAGCTGGCACCCTCCGCTCTTCCACGGCGACAGCTTTTTGCTGAAGATATTCCTGACCCTTTGTTTCGTGCGTTCGGTTTCGTTCGTGATCTGGAGGGAAAGGGCGCAGACCTGCGGCCGGGCATTTGCGGCGAGCGTTTTCTATCTTTGCGGGACGGTCGCTTTCATCACGCTCGCCGCGCATTTCCGTACGCCCACCGCAGGGGACATGATGATGCTTGCGCTGCTCTCCGCAACGCTCAACGCCGGTGCGGCCGTGCTCGTACTCGCCGCTTTCGGCAGCGAAAGCCGCCGCGGGCCGGACCCCGAGATGTGCCCGAAGCTGCACGATCTCGCTCTGAAGTGGTGCGACATGCCCGCCGTGGTTCTGCTGCTGGACGCGCCGGAGGCGGCGACCTATCTGATCGCGAGGCTGATCGCCTTGCCGCTTTGTGGCGTCCCGGCGTGGTTTTACGGCCGGTTCGGAAAGCAACTCGCCCACATGTACGGGCTGGAAGACGCCTCGGAATTCAGGTCAGCAGCGGCGCGCCTCAACCTCGCAATGATGCTGATGGGCGGCGCAGTGGCGGTTCTGCTGCTGATCTGGTCGTCCGAGCCGTTCGCCGCCATCGGGCCGGGATCGATGGCTGACCGGCAGGTTCTGGTATGGATCTGCGCGGGGCTATGCGCCCCGGTCATATTCGGTGCAACCGATCTGCTGCTCGATTCAACCGGTCGCGGCATGACGCGCTGTCTGATCGACTGGCTTTTCGCGATCTTGATCCTGGTTGCGATCCTGACCGCCGGCGTTTCTGCCGCGGACCAGCTCGCCCGCTGCTTCGCCGTCGGTCTGTTCGCCTGGGGCGGCGCCAGCGCCTTTCTTGTCGTTTCGACGCTGGGCATATGGCCGGGTCTGACCGCCCTGCTGCACGGGCAGCTTCGGGTGCGGTAAGGTCGCACGCGACAGGCTCGCAAGATCGTCGCAATCATTGACAGGCGTCACGAGTTGCGACCGCAAAGGGTTTTCCCCGACGCTACCGGACGATGAACTCGGCGTGAAGCGCACCTGCCGCCTTGATGCTTTTGAGGATGTCGATCATGTCTCGCGGAGCGACGCCAAGCGCATTGAGACCGGCTATGACTTCAGACAGCGAAGCACCGGAAGGCACTTCTGCCAGGCTGATCCC encodes:
- a CDS encoding transglycosylase SLT domain-containing protein, with translation MASAAGYRLLSAFYAALALSGMVIAGTLPVAAAPYAADVCDQAAISAGRAAGVPVSVLRAITRTETGRARDGRLEPWSWTVNMEGTGVWFDSEQAAKDYVAQHLRRGARSFDVGCFQLNYKWHGHAFASIDDMFDPVQNARYAARFLAELYRESGDWSKAAGTYHSRTPEFANRYIRRFDRIVADLSGQQPAQQFASLGVEAKPIVRENNFPLLQTGGGAPRLGSLVPLGSGRGSLFARAPEGS
- the motA gene encoding flagellar motor stator protein MotA translates to MIGIIGIATIFIMVFGGYLAAGGKMAIILGSLPFEMMMIGGAALGAFLISNDGASAKHTMKDISKVFKGPKWKPEDYRDLLCLLFELIRLARQNPVAIEEHIENPAESTIFSKYTKIIADEEAVALICDTMRSASMNYDDPHQVEEVLEKRMDANMHHALHSSHALQSLADGLPALGIVAAVLGVIKTMASIDQPPEVLGKLIGGALVGTFLGVFLAYGLVGPFASKVKAVVEEDGHFYQLIREVLVANLHNHATNICIEVGRQNTPSHYRPSFSELEEALKAVKQAAA
- a CDS encoding MotE family protein, with the translated sequence MISGILVASALLRTANGVGEAFATEHAAADTAEPEEVVAGVAGAIPADREALSPLLEAFMEREARIREQEKQIEMRQKALSVADDEIERRLETLRQTEEALRQTIAIANTAAEDDLGRLTSVYEAMKPKDAAALFEAMDPVFAAGFLGRMKPEAAAGIMTGLSPQAAYSISAILAGRNANAPKN
- the fliL gene encoding flagellar basal body-associated protein FliL — protein: MSDAPQEETEEPKKPSKLPLIIGIVLALAGGGGGFFAVWSGMILGPSEPETAADSEPVAATPAVAFVSMEPLVISLPERSSSRLLKFRADLEVPVGREADVELLLPRAVDVLNSYLRALDVGDIEDPASLARLRSQMLRRVQTVTGPGMVNDLLVMEFVLN
- the fliF gene encoding flagellar basal-body MS-ring/collar protein FliF, producing the protein MQQVLNAWTGLDLRRQIVVIGAAVAMFFAVLAMARMAAAPSMTLLYSGLESGAAGEVVRALEQRGAVYEVRGSAIFVDSRDRDTLRMTLASEGLPANSTQGYELLDSLSGFGTTSQMFDAAYWRAKEGELARTIVSSANVAMARVHIANGGSNPFQRGVTPKASVFLTPKGGGVSAQQAKAVRYLVASAIAGLEPDDVAVIDANGQLIGGADDVPALAGADRAAALREKVERLLEARVGMGNAIVEVAVDTVTETESIREKRFDPQNRVAISTDTEERSNTSSEGGGGDVTVASNLPDEQGAGGDNSSSQNSETRERVNYEVSETEREVVRAPGSIKRLTVAVLVNEVASTDASGATSFAPRPDVELEALRELVSSAVGFDEARGDIITIKSMGLQSLEPVGTAVGNSLAQGLNFDLVSMIQMAVLAVVTLMLGLFVVKPLLSRPTPPENAGSPAMLPGASAESDGFELGEPGSLAGDLPDLPDLPMLSNFGDGGSNFPDLPMMGGASSDPVDRLREMIGERQEETVEILRSWLEDKEENA
- a CDS encoding ABC transporter ATP-binding protein, whose product is MSVSHLYQQFDEFDATARDASVMHADAIEDEKLASFEAGYQAGWDDAIKAQTDERARMSSDFAQNLQEMSFSYHEAITKLSATMQPLLQEIVEKLLPTLARATLGAHVLEQLNEMLGRHAEGPIEIVVAQSNIEAVRGIVDGEFPEPFELSCEPGLGESQAFVRIGATERQVDLDAVIAGISQAMQAVFDAQGRGTET
- a CDS encoding FliM/FliN family flagellar motor switch protein, whose amino-acid sequence is MNTRSEGRSPGADSSNPFTSVPIEVVVCVGKARPLIRDLVTLGENAVLAIDKSVEDPVDLYVGDRLIARGMLEEQEDTGQLVVRLTEVVDLQGGL
- the fliP gene encoding flagellar type III secretion system pore protein FliP (The bacterial flagellar biogenesis protein FliP forms a type III secretion system (T3SS)-type pore required for flagellar assembly.), which gives rise to MPIGRILFLLALLALLPQASWAQDLSISLGDGGSITARTIQLFALITVLSLAPGLAIMVTCFPFVITVLSILRQAIGLQQSPPNMLMVSLALFLTYFVMEPVFTEAWENGIAPLTREEIDVETAFTQTMEPFRQFMAARLDAETFRSIADLRPDTAGAVLEPAAPLSVLVPSFMLSEISRAFQVGFLIFLPFLIIDLVVAAVLMSMGMMMVPPAVVALPFKLAFFVVADGWSLIAGSLVRSYY